From the Carnobacterium sp. CP1 genome, one window contains:
- a CDS encoding replication initiation protein, giving the protein MNEVVKYENSLNDVSFRKFNPNELDLFFSICSKLKDRYTEEIEFSFEQLKDLSNYSPTSVKRFMNDLDKTYTKMLSLTYGERTETRIKRFVLFTKFDIDSDTQTVKIGVNSEFEFLLNDFEMFTKFELKEFTEINSSYTKAIYRKLKQFKGTGFYTVSIEEFKRLLDIPESYRMYDIDRRILEKSMKELKPLFKSLSYKKEKAKKGNKIERISFIFEEKQQIHVPLYDWINNEEIETKAERYKREKTKQEKIKK; this is encoded by the coding sequence TTGAATGAAGTTGTTAAATATGAAAATAGTTTAAACGACGTAAGTTTTCGAAAATTTAATCCTAATGAATTAGATCTATTTTTTTCAATATGTTCGAAATTAAAAGATAGATACACTGAAGAAATCGAATTTAGTTTTGAACAATTAAAAGATTTGAGCAATTATTCACCTACATCTGTTAAACGATTTATGAATGATTTGGATAAAACTTATACGAAAATGCTTAGTCTTACTTATGGAGAACGTACAGAAACAAGAATAAAACGCTTCGTATTATTTACAAAATTTGATATCGATTCCGATACACAAACTGTAAAAATTGGCGTTAATAGTGAATTTGAATTTCTATTAAATGACTTTGAAATGTTTACTAAATTTGAATTAAAGGAATTTACAGAAATCAATAGTTCTTACACAAAAGCAATTTATCGTAAATTAAAACAATTTAAAGGTACAGGTTTTTATACAGTTTCTATTGAAGAATTCAAACGATTGTTAGATATTCCTGAAAGTTATCGTATGTATGATATAGATAGAAGAATACTTGAAAAGAGTATGAAAGAGTTAAAACCTTTATTTAAAAGTTTAAGCTATAAAAAAGAAAAGGCTAAGAAAGGAAATAAAATTGAAAGAATTAGTTTCATTTTTGAAGAAAAACAACAAATCCATGTTCCCTTGTATGATTGGATTAATAATGAAGAAATAGAAACAAAGGCTGAACGTTATAAACGTGAAAAAACTAAACAGGAAAAAATAAAGAAATAA
- a CDS encoding MerR family transcriptional regulator, whose protein sequence is MDKDTNFIEYISPNVAAKKLGIAVTTLRKYSSLIEKTSGNKSYFERDNNNSRLYRYVDVSVLKRVISLKVRPGFSLEEAVKQVLTENDVASVSVTDTRLESDTSNDLQPIQEDTIKQYESLINQLVESNLKLSGQLESAIGRLEEHDKKLLELGQESIEKKGLFSRMFKKKLNEILNKYLQI, encoded by the coding sequence ATGGATAAGGATACTAATTTTATAGAATACATATCGCCTAATGTCGCTGCAAAAAAGTTAGGAATTGCGGTCACAACTTTGCGTAAATACTCTAGTTTGATTGAAAAAACTAGCGGGAACAAGTCTTATTTTGAACGCGATAACAATAACAGTCGTTTATATAGGTATGTCGATGTATCGGTTTTAAAGCGGGTAATATCGTTAAAAGTACGCCCTGGTTTTTCGCTAGAAGAAGCGGTAAAGCAGGTCTTAACAGAAAATGACGTAGCGAGCGTATCAGTTACCGATACGCGACTTGAGAGCGACACAAGTAACGACTTGCAACCGATTCAAGAAGATACAATCAAACAATACGAATCACTTATCAATCAGTTAGTTGAAAGTAACTTAAAATTGTCAGGACAATTAGAGAGTGCCATCGGAAGATTAGAAGAACATGACAAGAAATTACTGGAATTAGGACAAGAATCAATAGAAAAAAAAGGTCTATTTAGTCGTATGTTCAAAAAAAAACTGAATGAAATCTTGAATAAATACTTACAGATTTGA
- a CDS encoding helix-turn-helix domain-containing protein, whose translation MNLATRLKQKRNDLQLTQEEIAEKIHISRQTISNWENGRNLPDINSLVLISEIYAISLDELMKGDPEMVKQFDKKGNYFTVLAVLSGAFILLTIFHLISPGEVTATLLFFGTLIIVFLVSNLLILWGLIGIKDKLNNL comes from the coding sequence ATGAATTTAGCGACTAGATTAAAACAAAAAAGAAACGATTTACAACTGACTCAAGAAGAAATAGCAGAAAAAATACATATATCACGGCAAACCATTTCAAATTGGGAAAATGGCCGGAACTTGCCTGATATTAATAGTCTTGTTTTAATTAGCGAGATTTATGCTATTTCTTTAGACGAATTAATGAAAGGAGATCCTGAAATGGTTAAACAGTTCGATAAAAAAGGCAACTATTTTACGGTTTTAGCTGTCTTAAGTGGAGCATTTATTTTATTAACTATTTTTCATCTAATCAGTCCTGGAGAAGTCACTGCGACTTTATTATTTTTTGGAACACTAATAATAGTCTTTTTAGTATCTAACCTGCTAATTTTGTGGGGGCTAATAGGTATAAAAGATAAGCTAAACAACCTATAA